One Spea bombifrons isolate aSpeBom1 chromosome 1, aSpeBom1.2.pri, whole genome shotgun sequence DNA window includes the following coding sequences:
- the ZNF462 gene encoding zinc finger protein 462 isoform X4, translating into MEVLQCDGCDFRAQSYDELKAHIQDVHTAFLQPTDVTEEGSSQTRSVGTNSSNQSEGVFSSVKDEFVATEETHDQGVPQVQTSYYGHNATLFGQSAIGSSKPTNKFFQCKFCVRYFRSKNLLVEHTRKVHGHGANSTPGSMNYNIMMHDGFGKVFSCQFCTYKSPRRARIIKHQKMYHKNSLKETSPTTSQAVPVTVQETYKELPAEVVERSILESMVKPLTKSRGNFCCEWCSYQTPRRERWCDHMMKKHRGMVKILSSLRQDGMNMSELQNKTSLGSSPSTSFMPLNLGSHDLPNANVQSYRSPVNNVLPRGGAPKYPPMSYVPIKPKPSPNTGLMNMSDRSPYGFSDKSNVPPEMDDTAMLNDSSSDEEYIELDSENGLSSLDHHGSGMSGEPLLGSENNKLLETKGIPFRRYMNRFQCPFCPFLTMHRRSISRHIENIHLSGKTAVYKCDECPFSCKSPLRLGAHKQCHSGASPEWDTLGTFNDSMPSSLNESFDSSNINGRKSIFMTDSTQQYPYKCTMCSYSTTTLKGLRVHQQHKHSFCDNMPKSDSNMVRQTQESEPDSNSNMVRKSQTSILGLSSKNNFVAKASRKSSTDFPLDLSPGKKRTRIDEIASNLQSKINQSKQQEEDSVINVEDDEEENEVEIEVELDKEDDMSEPIMESENAYTLQQIWNKDANSTQKSMNFRNIQQNYSASNGAEIELTLSDDDDDYYYQSVVLKDQDSHALVSNQSGLFGENDQLNESSEYNEESGRLYYCKHCDFSNKSARSVSTHYQRMHPYIKFSFRYILDPNDHSAVYRCLECYIDYNNFDDLQQHYAEHHPEAMNVLNFDQSDLIYRCRFCSYTSPNVRSLMPHYQRMHPTVKINNAMIFSSYVVERQDELSSESQTLREILNSAPKSMATSTPSGQGASTTASLNKNATKSFASENENQKAPPSVNNVVVYDCDVCNFASPNMHSVLVHYQKKHPDEKASYFRIQKTMRIVSVDSGSAMSQLAFDGGSSITPSPSNVTTPNQEFNAEIYFCKHCSYTNRSVVGVLVHYQKRHPEIKVTAKYIRQAPPTAAGMINSDSQQSTHSTKPATTQNAKKSTLQPRENEMFFCQHCDYGNQTVKGVLIHYQKKHRDFKVNADVIRQHTAAIRSLCDQGQKKLDTNTNLAPSAADNEKTKLRSLRCRQCSYSTPYVYALRKHMKKDHPNLKATVTSILKWAFLDGFIEAGYHCEWCIYSHPEPSGLLEHYQRRHPEHYVDYTYMATKLCAGPENVAQAASDSKSYKCRDCSFEGPSIWDITNHYQAFHPWALKGDESILLDIIKEKDASDKANAEDSILSHIQSIQNPVTNTEPQLDSGDESNLLQEKSLQSTGHSALSSSPYQCAVCQSEYNNLHGLLTHYGKKHPGMKVKAADFAQDTDINHGAVYKCRHCPYINTRIHGVLTHYQKRHPTIKVTAEDFVHDVEPPSEMSQNDAEEHNRIFKQGYGAYRCKICPYFHGTLEKLKIHYEKYHDQPEPDILSQSSPRDSCSGDPETLSDDQPPQTVVTLEPGEVPDEASFKHNHVPSHTVFRCQLCKYFCSTRKGIARHYRIKHNNVRAQPEGKNNLFKCALCAYTNPIRKGLAAHYQKRHDIDAYYTHCLAASRTVTDKPNKVIIPTPPKDDSPELSDELKKAVERKKCSLCPFQSFSKKGIVSHYMKRHPGVIPKKQNASKLGCYFTAVYAEENECQSSGEDKLEPEAPVVEEPEPPEPELLPFRCIKCFKLSFSTPELLCMHYTDHHSKDIKRDFSVLGTTGTRSSTTTYQCKHCGSKLNSVTELTLHLNSHIEDFQKRAKRQERRKQLMNKQKSTETALADGKPDKDDEDDITDMNDDVDKEPDSSNASVAEGAVEGEAKEPNQEEQSRPGGYPCTQCDRVLMSMQGLRSHERSHLALALFTREDKYSCQFCSFVSAFRHNLDRHIQTHHGHHKPFRCKLCPFKSSYNSRLKTHIIKAHGGDHAYKCSSCPFSTMTISLLKDHSLKVHGKMLTLPRLRTIVQTIPRAKQSSRIGKETGMEESLYSEPPDVQQQLNHYQSAALAKNNSNNSPVPLPVVNTSAELKQEAVLNCEFCEFSSGYIQSIRRHYRDKHGGKKLFKCKDCTFYTCFKSAFTMHVEAGHSGTPKEGPKDLRCPFCLYHTKYKHNMIDHIVLHREERVVPIEVCRSKLSKQLQGVVFRCDKCTFTCSSDESLQQHIEKHNELKPYKCQLCYYESKQSEELDSHLREEHKVSRNFELVGLVNLDQLEQMKDKTDTSSSDEEETGFKSEDTVPFPDNKVATPEKRFRCEFCGRTFTQDSEWERHVLRHGMTISENPKEIEETRKQEDNVEESQMDYVNKVEKTEERLGDYCQQTKTSSFKNLTISEKVETKKE; encoded by the exons ATGGAGGTTCTGCAGTGTGATGGTTGCGACTTTAGAGCCCAGTCCTATGATGAACTAAAGGCTCACATTCAAGATGTACATACTGCATTTTTGCAACCCACAGATGTAACGGAAGAAGGTTCTAGTCAGACTAGATCAGTGGGTACAAATTCCAGCAACCAGTCAGAAGGTGTGTTCTCTTCAGTTAAAGATGAATTTGTTGCAACAGAAGAAACTCATG ACCAGGGTGTTCCTCAAGTTCAAACTTCATATTATGGCCATAACGCAACTTTATTTGGTCAATCTGCAATAGGAAGCTCAAAGCCGACCAACAAATTTTTCCAGTGCAAGTTTTGTGTTCGTTATTTCAGATCCAAAAATCTACTTGTGGAACATACCAGAAAGGTTCATGGTCATGGAGCAAATTCAACCCCTGGATCTATGAACTATAATATTATGATGCACGATGGCTTTGGAAAGGTTTTCTCCTGCCAGTTTTGTACTTACAAGTCACCCCGAAGAGCAAGAATAATCAAGCATCAAAAAATGTATCATAAGAATAGCCTAAAAGAGACTTCACCTACAACCTCACAAGCTGTTCCTGTGACAGTTCAAGAAACTTATAAGGAacttccagcagaagtagtagaacGTAGTATTCTTGAATCAATGGTGAAGCCCTTAACAAAGTCTAGGGGTAACTTTTGTTGTGAATGGTGTAGCTATCAGACACCCCGAAGGGAACGCTGGTGTGATCATATGATGAAAAAACATCGTGGGATGGTCAAGATACTGTCAAGCTTACGGCAAGATGGCATGAACATGTCAgagttacaaaataaaacttcaCTTGGTTCAAGTCCTAGCACCAGCTTTATGCCACTGAACTTAGGGTCACATGATCTCCCTAATGCTAATGTTCAGAGCTATAGAAGCCCTGTCAATAATGTACTACCTAGAGGGGGTGCTCCCAAATATCCACCCATGTCATATGTTCCAATTAAGCCAAAGCCTTCTCCAAATACAGGCCTCATGAACATGTCAGATAGGTCACCGTATGGGTTTTCAGACAAGTCTAATGTTCCACCGGAAATGGATGATACTGCAATGCTAAACGATTCTAGTTCAGATGAAGAGTATATTGAGCTGGATAGTGAAAATGGTTTAAGCTCACTGGATCATCATGGTTCAGGAATGTCTGGAGAGCCATTGTTGGGTTCAGAAAACAACAAATTACTAGAAACAAAGGGAATTCCATTTAGAAGGTACATGAACAGATTTCAGTGTCCTTTCTGCCCGTTTCTTACAATGCATCGACGGAGCATCTCTCGGCATATTGAAAACATTCACCTATCTGGGAAGACTGCTGTATACAAGTGTGATGAATGTCCATTTTCATGCAAAAGCCCTTTAAGGCTTGGTGCACATAAACAATGTCATTCTGGTGCATCACCTGAGTGGGATACACTAGGCACATTCAATGATAGTATGCCTTCATCCTTAAATGAAAGTTTTGATAGTAGTAATATCAATGGGAGAAAATCTATATTTATGACTGATTCTACCCAACAGTATCCTTACAAATGCACCATGTGCAGTTATTCTACTACTACTCTAAAGGGTCTACGTGTTCATCAACaacacaaacattcattttgtGACAATATGCCTAAGTCTGATAGTAATATGGTGAGGCAGACACAGGAGAGTGAACCAGATTCCAATTCCAATATGGTTAGGAAGAGCCAGACGTCCATATTGGGATTatcttctaaaaataattttgtggcAAAGGCATCTCGAAAAAGTTCAACTGACTTTCCTTTAGACTTGTCacctgggaaaaaaagaacaaggaTTGATGAAATTGCGAGCAATCTGCAGAGCAAAATTAATCAGAGTAAACAGCAGGAAGAGGATTCTGTCATTAATGTGGAAGATGATGAGGAGGAGAATGAAGTGGAGATAGAAGTAGAGCTAGACAAGGAAGATGATATGTCCGAACCAATAATGGAGTCAGAAAATGCATATACCCTTCAGCAGATCTGGAACAAGGATGCAAATTCTACCCAGAAAAGCATGAACTTCAGAAATATTCAGCAAAATTATTCAGCATCCAATGGCGCAGAAATTGAGTTGACTCTgtcagatgatgatgatgattattacTACCAGTCTGTGGTCCTCAAAGACCAAGACTCTCACGCATTAGTATCTAATCAGTCTGGTTTGTTTGGTGAAAATGACCAACTGAATGAAAGTTCTGAATATAATGAGGAGTCTGGAAGATTATACTACTGTAAGCACTGTGACTTTAGCAACAAATCTGCAAGGAGTGTTAGTACTCATTATCAGAGGATGCATCCATATATAAAGTTTAGTTTTCGGTATATTTTGGATCCAAATGATCACAGTGCAGTATACAGATGCCTAGAATGCTATATTGACTACAATAATTTTGATGACTTGCAGCAACATTATGCTGAGCATCACCCAGAGGCAATGAATGTTCTCAATTTTGACCAATCTGATCTGATATATCGGTGTCGCTTTTGTTCTTACACAAGTCCAAATGTTCGAAGCTTGATGCCACATTACCAAAGAATGCATCCAACCGTTAAAATCAACAATGCAATGATATTTTCCAGTTATGTCGTTGAACGTCAAGATGAATTATCTTCTGAATCACAGACATTGAGGGAAATCTTGAATTCTGCACCTAAAAGCATGGCCACATCTACTCCATCGGGGCAAGGTGCTAGCACCACTGcatctttaaacaaaaatgccaCAAAGTCCTTTGCATCAGAAAATGAAAATCAAAAGGCACCACCTTCAGTTAATAATGTGGTAGTTTATGACTGCGACGTATGTAATTTTGCAAGTCCAAACATGCATTCTGTCCTAGTTCATTATCAGAAAAAACATCCGGATGAAAAGGCTTCCTACTTTAGGATTCAAAAAACAATGCGTATTGTCTCTGTTGACAGTGGATCTGCAATGTCACAGCTGGCATTTGATGGAGGCTCTTCCATAACACCATCTCCCTCTAATGTGACTACACCAAACCAAGAATTTAATGCTGAAATATACTTTTGCAAGCACTGCTCATATACCAATCGCTCGGTTGTTGGCGTATTAGTTCACTATCAAAAACGACATCCTGAAATTAAAGTCACTGCAAAGTACATTAGACAGGCACCTCCAACAGCCGCTGGGATGATAAATTCTGATTCCCAACAAAGCACACATTCAACAAAACCAGCTACTACCCAGAATGCAAAGAAGAGCACATTACAACCTCGAGAAAATGAGATGTTTTTCTGTCAGCACTGTGATTATGGGAATCAGACTGTTAAAGGCGTTCTTATTCATTATCAAAAGAAACACAGGGATTTTAAAGTAAACGCAGATGTAATTAGACAGCATACAGCTGCCATTAGGAGCCTTTGTGATCAGGGGCAAAAGAAGCTTGACACAAACACAAATTTAGCACCTTCAGCTGCtgataatgaaaaaacaaaacttcgAAGTCTCAGGTGTAGACAGTGTTCATATTCAACTCCTTACGTGTATGCTCTAAGAAAACATATGAAAAAAGATCATCCTAATTTGAAGGCAACAGTTACTTCAATATTGAAATGGGCCTTTTTAGATGGCTTCATAGAAGCTGGTTATCACTGTGAATGGTGTATCTATTCCCATCCAGAACCAAGCGGTTTGCTTGAACATTACCAAAGAAGACACCCTGAACATTATGTGGATTATACCTACATGGCTACTAAGTTATGTGCAGGTCCAGAAAATGTTGCACAAGCTGCATCAGACTCCAAATCCTATAAATGTAGAGACTGTAGTTTTGAGGGACCCTCTATATGGGATATAACTAATCACTATCAAGCCTTTCACCCTTGGGCACTAAAAGGGGATGAATCAATACTActtgacataataaaagaaaaagatgcTTCGGACAAGGCAAATGCAGAAGACTCTATTTTGTCCCATATTCAGTCAATACAGAACCCTGTAACCAACACTGAGCCACAATTGGACAGTGGGGATGAATCTAATTTATTGCAAGAAAAAAGCTTACAGTCAACTGGTCACTCTGCATTATCTTCTTCGCCATATCAGTGCGCAGTCTGTCAATCTGAATACAATAACCTACATGGCCTTCTTACACACTATGGCAAAAAACATCCTGGTATGAAGGTGAAAGCTGCTGATTTTGCACAGGACACAGACATTAACCATGGAGCTGTGTATAAATGCAGGCACTGTCCTTATATAAACACTCGAATTCACGGAGTCCTCACTCACTATCAAAAACGTCATCCTACCATAAAAGTCACTGCTGAAGATTTTGTACATGACGTGGAACCGCCTTCTGAAATGTCTCAGAATGATGCAGAAGAGCATAATCGCATCTTTAAGCAAGGGTATGGTGCTTACAGATGCAAAATATGCCCTTACTTCCACGGGACCCTTGAAAAGTTAAAAATCCATTATGAAAAATATCACGACCAACCGGAACCTGACATACTCTCACAATCCTCCCCAAGAGACAGTTGTTCAGGGGACCCAGAGACCCTTTCTGATGATCAGCCACCTCAGACTGTTGTTACTCTGGAGCCTGGAGAGGTCCCTGATGAAGCAAGTTTTAAACATAACCATGTCCCTTCCCATACTGTCTTTAGGTGCCAGCTATGTAAATACTTCTGCTCTACCAGAAAAGGGATAGCACGACACTACCGCATCAAACATAACAATGTTCGAGCTCAACCAGAaggaaaaaacaatttattcaaATGCGCACTTTGTGCATATACAAATCCAATTCGCAAAGGCCTTGCTGCCCACTACCAGAAGCGGCATGATATTGATGCATATTACACCCATTGTTTAGCTGCATCCAGAACGGTTACTGACAAGCCCAATAAAGTTATCATTCCCACCCCTCCTAAAGACGACTCTCCAGAACTGAGTGATGAATTAAAGAAAGcagtggaaagaaaaaaatgttctctcTGTCCTTTTCAGTCCTTCAGCAAAAAAGGTATTGTTTCCCATTATATGAAACGCCATCCAGGTGTTATTCCCAAAAAGCAAAATGCCAGCAAGCTCGGTTGTTACTTTACAGCTGTGTATGCGGAAGAAAATGAATGCCAAAGTTCTGGTGAAGACAAGCTTGAACCTGAAGCACCAGTTGTTGAAGAGCCTGAGCCTCCAGAACCTGAATTGCTTCCATTTAGGTGTATAAAATGCTTTAAACTCTCATTTAGTACTCCTGAGCTGCTGTGCATGCATTATACAGACCACCACAGTAAGGACATAAAGAGGGACTTCTCCGTTTTGGGCACTACTGGCACAAGATCCTCTACCACCACATATCAATGCAAGCATTGTGGCAGCAAGCTGAACAGTGTAACTGAGCTGACCTTGCACTTGAATTCTCACATAGAAGACTTTCAGAAACGTGCAAAACGCCAGGAAAGACGGAAGCAGCTTATGAACAAGCAAAAAAGCACAGAGACTGCTCTTGCAGATGGTAAACCTGATAAG gatGACGAGGACGATATCACTGATATGAATGATGATGTTGACAAAGAACCTGATAGTTCAAATGCATCTGTAGCAGAAGGAGCTGTGGAAGGAGAAGCAAAAGAGCCCAATCAGGAGGAACAATCAAGACCCGGAGGCTATCCTTGTACCCAATGCGATCGTGTTTTAATGTCAATGCAAGGTCTCCGTTCCCATGAGAGAAGTCACTTGGCACTGGCACTGTTTACTCGAGAAGACAAATACAGCTGCCAGTTCTGCTCCTTTGTCTCTGCCTTCAGACACAa TTTGGACCGCCACATCCAGACTCATCATGGGCATCATAAACCATTCAGGTGCAAACTGTGCCCTTTCAAATCTTCCTATAATAGCCGACTGAAGACACACATTATTAAGGCTCATGGGG GGGATCATGCCTACAAATGCTCCTCTTGTCCGTTTTCCACTATGACAATCAGTCTACTGAAAGATCACTCTTTAAAAGTTCACGGAAAGATGTTAACTTTGCCCCGACTGCGCACCATTGTTCAGACAATCCCGAGAGCCAAGCAGTCCTCGCGGATTGGAAAGGAAACTGGTATGGAAG AGTCTTTGTATTCTGAGCCACCAGATGTTCAGCAGCAACTCAATCATTACCAGTCGGCTGCTCTAGCTAAAAATAACAGCAACAATAGCCCTGTGCCTCTTCCTGTGGTCAACACTTCAGCCGAGCTGAAACAGGAAGCGGTCCTCAACTGTGAATTCTGTGAATTTTCATCTGGATACATTCAAAGCATTCGTCGTCACTACCGAGAtaagcacggaggaaagaaactTTTTAAGTGCAAAGATTGCACTTTTTATACATGCTTTAA GTCTGCTTTTACTATGCATGTTGAAGCTGGACATTCAGGAACCCCCAAGGAAGGACCTAAAGACCTTCGTTGTCCATTCTGCCTGTAccacacaaaatataaacacaacATGATTGATCATATTGTCCTACACAGAG